A genomic region of Papaver somniferum cultivar HN1 chromosome 7, ASM357369v1, whole genome shotgun sequence contains the following coding sequences:
- the LOC113294327 gene encoding uncharacterized protein LOC113294327 — MEGVSVSAYKGLKGYWRRRGYQKLNGGSKQRCRGNSAEGLERRAPSSNRRRRFTWRIKITRPKLRFFRVNCRLNAREVFQRFRDAYVRLMVSFAKSRVFINGFGGGGSGSSVGYGLGKPHQYDEKTMVEIYRSMIAQGQLAVTSRNSVVMV, encoded by the coding sequence ATGGAAGGTGTTTCAGTAAGTGCATACAAAGGTTTGAAAGGATACTGGAGAAGAAGAGGCTACCAAAAACTCAATGGCGGGTCGAAGCAAAGATGTCGTGGCAACAGTGCTGAGGGGTTGGAGAGAAGAGCACCATCGTCAAACCGGAGAAGACGGTTTACGTGGCGGATTAAGATTACACGACCCAAACTCCGATTCTTTCGAGTTAATTGTAGGTTGAATGCAAGGGAAGTGTTTCAACGTTTTAGAGATGCATATGTTAGACTGATGGTCAGTTTTGCAAAATCAAGAGTTTTTATAAATgggtttggtggtggtggttcaggTTCTTCAGTTGGCTATGGGTTGGGGAAGCCTCATCAGTATGATGAAAAGACTATGGTCGAGATCTATAGGTCTATGattgcacagggtcagttggccGTCACTTCTCGCAATTCAGTGGTGATGGTATAA